Genomic DNA from Alistipes indistinctus YIT 12060:
CGTCGGCGATACGATAAAAGACCGTCCCGCGGGAATCCTTGCTCTTGCGGGTCAACGCGCTGTTTTGAGCCTTTTGCTCAGGCGTCATCTCGATCAGCACGGGCCGGCCCGACAAATCCGACGAAGGCAGCAGGCCTCCCAGATCGGAAAAGCGGCAAACGATAGCGGAATTTTTTCCCTGCTCGGGAATCACATCGTATTCACGGACGATTTTCTGTCTGAACTGTTTGCCCAGGAAAAGCGCCAGATACTCCTCTTCCAACCGGTTCAATTCGTCCAAAGCGGCTTTGAGCCCCTCTCCGAAGACATGCTCTCCGGCGTCGCCCGTCACCAGCTCCATACGCTTCTTGCGCAGCATATAGATCATGTTCGCAGCATCGAGGGCTGCAGATTCGGGATTCTGTTCCACCGTACTACGACGATCCACCTGCACCTTGACGAAACTGGTATCGCTGCCGGTCAGCGATACGGCCTCGACATTACCGCGCAAAGCACGCCGGGCAGGAGCTGCGGGACGGAAGGCCGACGGAACCGGAGCCGCACCGTCCATCTGAGCAGCCATAAAACCTTCGCGGGTCGGTTCATATATCT
This window encodes:
- a CDS encoding DUF4831 family protein; translated protein: MKKILIPLCLMAVASAGVQAQVKAGKGLVVTSNSAVAYSLPRTTLKVTVEVEKESIRKGPYARYAQKFLGVMAPLADKDIYTITGGKIGFAEEADPAQVYTMENPDKSPVKIYEPTREGFMAAQMDGAAPVPSAFRPAAPARRALRGNVEAVSLTGSDTSFVKVQVDRRSTVEQNPESAALDAANMIYMLRKKRMELVTGDAGEHVFGEGLKAALDELNRLEEEYLALFLGKQFRQKIVREYDVIPEQGKNSAIVCRFSDLGGLLPSSDLSGRPVLIEMTPEQKAQNSALTRKSKDSRGTVFYRIADVVDCRLTDGKREIAQSRVPVYQFGEVVEVPVNSLK